CGGCGAGTACTGGCCGTGCAGGGCGGCGAGGGGCTGGCGGCACGCGTGGCGCAGATTGTCGCGCGTGAACTGGGCGACAATGGGGTCGCCATCGATCTCGAACGGGGCGATATGCGGCTGACTGGGGTTGCAGGGCTGCCCACCTATAACCGCGGTGTGGCGGACCATCAGTATCTGTTCGTCAATGGTCGGCCGGTAAAGGACCGGTTGCTGACGGGGGCGGTGCGCGGTGCTTATGCAGATATGCTGGCGCGCGATCGGCATGCCGTGCTTGCGCTGTTTCTGGATATCGCCCCCGAAGAAGTCGATGTGAATGTTCACCCGGCGAAGACGGAAGTCCGCTTTCGCGATGCGGCGGCTGTGCGCGGCTTTATCGTGTCTGGTCTGCGCGAAGCCCTGTCCACCGGGGATCGCCGCAGCGCACAGACCCCTGCCGCTGATGCGATGGGCCGGTGGCAGGTTGAGCCTTCGCAGCCACCATTTGCCCCGGCTGAACCGTCGCCTGCCTTGCGCTCCATGTTTACGGGGCGAGACTGGTCGCGCCCTTCCACAGGGCTTCGCGAGGCCAGTCAGACATGGCGCAGTTTTGAAGCAGAGGTGATGGCGGCCCCGGCAGGGCGTGCGGAACAGGCAGAAGATGCCCCGACCGATGCTGAAGCATTTCCGTTGGGTATCGCACGCGGCCAGGTCGCCAATACGTACATCGTGGCGGAAGCGGCCGATGGGCTGGTGATTGTCGATCAGCATGCCGCGCATGAAAGGCTGGTACTGGAGCGACTGCGCGCTGGTGGTGCGGAAGAAAAGGTTGCCGCCAGTCAGGCCCTGCTGATCCCCGAAGTGGTGGAACTCGATGAACCGGCCTGTGACCGGCTTGAAGAACAGGCGGCGCATCTGGCAGGCCTCGGGCTATCGATCGAACGGTTTGGCCCCGGCGCCATGCTGGTGCGTGCGATGCCCGCCGCGATCAAGGGGGGCGATCCGCACAAACTGTTGCAGGATCTGGCCGATGATATTGCTCTGCATGGGGCCTCCCTGCTCTTGGGCGAGAAACTGGATCTCGTGCTGGCGACAATGGCGTGCCACGGTTCCGTGCGGGCAGGGCGTTCGCTTTCGGTCGCGGAAATGAATGCCCTGTTGCGCGAGATGGAAAGTACACCGCGATCCGGGCAATGCAATCATGGCCGGCCAACTTGGGTGAAGCTGTCCATGGCCGATGTCGAGAAACTGTTCGGGAGGCATTGATGCGCGTTTTTCCGGTATTTCTTGCGCTGTCTGTGCTGGCGGCATGTACTGACAACCTGACTCCGGCAGAGGAAACCGCGCGTGATGAACGCGATATCGCGCTGGTGGAGAAGGCAAACCGTGGCACGGCTCTGCCAATCGCCCCGCAACCAATTCTTTTTCCCGATATCGAACGCTACAAACTCTATGAAGTGACCTGTGCGTTCGTGGGAAAAAGTGGGGGGCTTGGTGCGATCATGCTGGCCCGCGCCGACGACGGTTACATGAAGCTGAATGACAAGATGATCCGCTTCGCTGCGGATAAGGGCAGTGCCGAACTGCCTTATGGCGCACACGCGCGGTACACGGGAAAGAAATATGCCTTCACTCTGGCGCCGGCACCGGGTTCCAGCCGTCGTTCGGGCACGGAAACAACCGATTACAAGGGGGATCTGACGGTTGAGGATGGCAAGGGCAATGTCGTGTTCAAGGATGCCGGCTCTGTCCAGTGCGGCAGCTGATCCGCTTGGCGCCGCTGATGTGATCGCGGGCTATGCGTTATCGGCAGCGGGATCGCGCAGTGCGAATATGCCGATAGCCGTCATGTCCAGTACGATGACATTGTCCTGATTGAAGGTTGTCATCCGGGTCCACACGCTGCCAATTTCCGGGCGTGAGCGGCTGCGATGTTTCCGCAAAATCTCGGTTTCCATACTCAGGATATCGCCGGGATAGACGGGTCTGGTCCAGCGCAGCTCATCAATTCCGACACCGCCGTGGCTGGCGTGCGGAATATCCTGAATATGTTCGACAAACATTGCCATGGTCATGGCGCAGGTATGCCAGCCGCTCGCGGAAATGCGGCCGAAATGGGTTTTGGCGGCTTCTTCGTCCGACAGGTGGAATGGATGCGGATCGAACTTGCGCGCGAAATCGAGAACATCCTCGCGCTGGACTTCGTAACGTCCGAAACGCTCCGTTGTGCCGACGAGCATGTCCTCGAAATAGATCATGGCTGCGTTCAGACGTTGAACTTGAAGTGCATGATATCGCCATCCTGCACCACGTATTCCTTGCCTTCCTGTCGCAGTTTGCCCGCATCACGCGCAGCAGATTCACCGCCCAGCGCGATGTAGTCGTCATAGGCGATCGTTTCGGCCCGGATGAAGCCCTTTTCAAAATCGGTGTGAATTTCACCGGCTGCCTGCGGGGCTTTCGCGCCATTGTGGAAGGTCCAGGCGCGGGCTTCCTTGGGGCCAACCGTGAAAAAGGTCTTCAGGCCGAGCAACTGGTACCCGGCGCGAATGACGCGGGCGAGGCCGGTTTCCTCAAGGCCGAGTTCGGAGAGGAATTCACCCCGTTCTTCAGGCTCCATGCCAACCAGTTCGGATTCGATGGCTGCGGACACAACAACCGCCTGCGCCCCTTCGGCTGCCGCCTTTTCAAATACCTGAGCGGACAGTGCATTTCCGGTTGCGGCATCGCCTTCAGCGACATTGCAGACGTACAGCACGGGCTTTGCCGTCAGGAGCTGGGCCTGTTGGAAAACACGGGCTTCCTCATCATCGCGGGGTTCGGTCAGCCGGGCTGGCTTGCCTTCGCGCAGCAGATCGAGGGCCTGACCCAGCACGCTGGCGGCAATTTTGGCTTCCTTGTCACCGCTCGTGGCACGCTTTTGTGCTGCGGGGACGCGCTTTTCGAGGCTTTCAAGGTCGGAGAGCATCAGTTCTGTCTCGACGACTTCGGCATCGGTGATGGGGTCAACCTTGTTCGCCACATGCTGGATGTCATCATCCTCGAAGCAGCGCAGAACATGGACGATGGCGTCCACTTCGCGAATGTTCCCGAGGAACTGGTTGCCCAGTCCTTCACCCTTGCTGGCGCCCTTCACAAGGCCCGCAATGTCGACAAACCCAAGCTGGGTGGGAATGATCTTTGCAGAACCGGCGATCTGCGCAACTGTATCCAGCCGGGCGTCTGGCACGGAAACCTGCCCCACGTTGGGTTCGATGGTGCAGAAGGGATAATTGGCTGCCTGTGCCGCCTGCGTCTCGGTCAACGCATTGAACAGCGTCGATTTGCCGACATTGGGCAGGCCCACAATTCCGCAACGGAAACCCATTATTGCTCCTTCACCAAAGGGTCGCGACCAGAACGGCAATTTGCCGCAGGATCAGGGCAGGGCGCTTATACGCTTTGCGCGCGGAATCAAGCTGCGCAACGCAAACAGCCTGCGCTACGGGGCGTTTACGCCCCCAGAACAATCTCTGATGCTGCAGAAAAAGGTCCGCTTCCCAGCATCTTGCGCTGCACATCTGCGCAAACGGTGTTGATCGGGTCTTGTGGCGAAGGCGTGGAAGCCACAGCACTGCGCAAGGGGCGGTCTTTCGGCGGCGTGGCTATCAGCCTTGCAATGGCGTGGGGGATGTCCATCGGATCGCTGGCAACAGCAGTGGAAACCGATTTGCCCATTTGCGCCACGAATCCGGGATAGGCTGCCTTGCGTTCGTCCGGTTCGCGATCGCGCAGCGCGACAGATGAGGCGTTGGAATTTTCCATGATCCGCGTCGGATATCCGCCAGGTTCGATGATGCCCACGCCAATCCCCAGCGTCGCCACTTCGTAGGCGAGTTGTTCAGCCCAGGATTCAACTGCAAACTTGCTGGCGGAATAGGCGCCGAGTCCGGGAAATACGACCCGCCCCGCCTGCGACGCCATGTTGACGATATAACCAGATCGCGCCTTGCGCATTGCCGGCAGCACGGCGCGGGCCATGCGCTGACAGCCGAACAGGTTGGTATCGAACAGCAAGCGCAAGGCTTCCGGGTCCTGCATTTCCACAGGTCCGGTGATCATGACCCCCGCATTGTTGACGAGGACGTCGATCGCGCCGCCAGCAAGGCGTTCGGCTTCGCTGACTCCGGCCGCAACCTGCGCGTCGTCCAGCACATCGATTTCCAGCAAGGTGATATCGAGCTTGGCATCTCGGGCCAGTTTTTGCAGGGCTTCGGCCTCGGGCCGTGGCAGGTTACGCATGGTGGCGAAGACCTTGGCGCCGAGGCGTGCGTAGTGCTCTGCCCCCAGTCGTCCGAAGCCGGTAGCTGCACCTGTGATGAGAATGGATTTGCCGGATAGATCGGGCTGGCCGCTCGTTTGGCCGGATTTCTGGGCCGCGGCAGCGGGCACGGCGGCTGTAGCCCCCAAGGCGACACTGCCCACAAGAAGGGCGCGGCGATCCAGATCTGGCATGACTTTTCTCCCTGAAGATGTTCTTGCCCAAGCCTATGAGGCCGTCCATCGCGCGGCAAGGGTATTCATTCTAAAGCGTATTATCTGGAACCTGGGGTAAATGTGATGAGTTTGCTGAGATACCTGATCCTGCCTGTCGTTTGCGGGTTGGCGCTCGGGGCATGCAATCCCGATCCGCAGGAGCAATGGGCCCGCGCGAAACAGGCCTACAGTGTGCACGATTATCAGACCGCGCGCGTGGATTTGATGGCGGCGCTGAAAACGCGGCCCGACGATCCCGTGTTCCTTGAACTTCTCGTCAGAACCCAGATCGCTCTGGATGATGGGGATGGCGCGGAAACCACGTTGCAGCATCTGCAGACGATCGGGAAGGCGCCCGCCGACCATGTGATCCTCGCTGCCGACGCAGCGTTGCTGAAAGGGCAATTTGCACATGCCCTGTCTCTGGTTAACACGCATGACAGCGCGGAAGCGGCCCGGATTCGCGGGCTTGCCTTGCTGGGCCAAGGTAAAGTTGCTGAGGCGGGAAAGATCCTGGGCAGCGATTTGGAAAGCAGC
This genomic window from Caenibius tardaugens NBRC 16725 contains:
- the mutL gene encoding DNA mismatch repair endonuclease MutL, translating into MPVIRRLPETLVNRIAAGEVVERPSSALKELLENAIDAGAARIAVSLGEGGLSRIEVTDDGCGMEPEDMALALERHATSKLPDEAIEQVRTLGFRGEALPSIASVARLTLESRTRTAQQGWKRVVDHGVVTEEGPAALPPGTRVRVEHLFGKVPARRKFLRTARSEYAACLDIVRRLALARPDIGFTFEHDGRRVLAVQGGEGLAARVAQIVARELGDNGVAIDLERGDMRLTGVAGLPTYNRGVADHQYLFVNGRPVKDRLLTGAVRGAYADMLARDRHAVLALFLDIAPEEVDVNVHPAKTEVRFRDAAAVRGFIVSGLREALSTGDRRSAQTPAADAMGRWQVEPSQPPFAPAEPSPALRSMFTGRDWSRPSTGLREASQTWRSFEAEVMAAPAGRAEQAEDAPTDAEAFPLGIARGQVANTYIVAEAADGLVIVDQHAAHERLVLERLRAGGAEEKVAASQALLIPEVVELDEPACDRLEEQAAHLAGLGLSIERFGPGAMLVRAMPAAIKGGDPHKLLQDLADDIALHGASLLLGEKLDLVLATMACHGSVRAGRSLSVAEMNALLREMESTPRSGQCNHGRPTWVKLSMADVEKLFGRH
- a CDS encoding MaoC family dehydratase — protein: MIYFEDMLVGTTERFGRYEVQREDVLDFARKFDPHPFHLSDEEAAKTHFGRISASGWHTCAMTMAMFVEHIQDIPHASHGGVGIDELRWTRPVYPGDILSMETEILRKHRSRSRPEIGSVWTRMTTFNQDNVIVLDMTAIGIFALRDPAADNA
- the ychF gene encoding redox-regulated ATPase YchF; protein product: MGFRCGIVGLPNVGKSTLFNALTETQAAQAANYPFCTIEPNVGQVSVPDARLDTVAQIAGSAKIIPTQLGFVDIAGLVKGASKGEGLGNQFLGNIREVDAIVHVLRCFEDDDIQHVANKVDPITDAEVVETELMLSDLESLEKRVPAAQKRATSGDKEAKIAASVLGQALDLLREGKPARLTEPRDDEEARVFQQAQLLTAKPVLYVCNVAEGDAATGNALSAQVFEKAAAEGAQAVVVSAAIESELVGMEPEERGEFLSELGLEETGLARVIRAGYQLLGLKTFFTVGPKEARAWTFHNGAKAPQAAGEIHTDFEKGFIRAETIAYDDYIALGGESAARDAGKLRQEGKEYVVQDGDIMHFKFNV
- a CDS encoding SDR family oxidoreductase codes for the protein MPDLDRRALLVGSVALGATAAVPAAAAQKSGQTSGQPDLSGKSILITGAATGFGRLGAEHYARLGAKVFATMRNLPRPEAEALQKLARDAKLDITLLEIDVLDDAQVAAGVSEAERLAGGAIDVLVNNAGVMITGPVEMQDPEALRLLFDTNLFGCQRMARAVLPAMRKARSGYIVNMASQAGRVVFPGLGAYSASKFAVESWAEQLAYEVATLGIGVGIIEPGGYPTRIMENSNASSVALRDREPDERKAAYPGFVAQMGKSVSTAVASDPMDIPHAIARLIATPPKDRPLRSAVASTPSPQDPINTVCADVQRKMLGSGPFSAASEIVLGA